In Mixophyes fleayi isolate aMixFle1 chromosome 4, aMixFle1.hap1, whole genome shotgun sequence, the following proteins share a genomic window:
- the BTG1 gene encoding protein BTG1 encodes MHTHYHRASMKPEIIAAVGFISKFLRTKGLMNDRELQTFNQSLQELLADHYRHHWFPEKPSKGSAYRCIRINHKMDPLIGQAADRIGLSGQEMFKLLPSELTLWIDPYEVSYRIGEDGSICVLYESVPLVGCSQNSSTLVESRISCKDELLIGRTSPSKTYNMMTVSG; translated from the exons ATGCATACTCACTACCACAGGGCCAGCATGAAACCAGAGATCATCGCGGCGGTGGGATTTATCTCCAAGTTCCTGCGGACCAAGGGTCTGATGAATGACCGTGAGCTGCAGACCTTCAACCAGTCGCTGCAAGAGCTACTGGCAG ATCATTATAGACATCATTGGTTTCCAGAGAAGCCTTCCAAAGGGTCTGCCTACCGGTGTATTCGGATTAACCACAAAATGGATCCCTTGATTGGGCAAGCAGCAGACCGTATTGGCCTAAGTGGCCAAGAAATGTTTAAACTTCTGCCAAGCGAACTCACCTTGTGGATTGATCCTTATGAAGTGTCTTATCGCATTGGGGAGGATGGTTCTATATGTGTTCTCTATGAATCTGTACCATTGGTTGGCTGTAGTCAAAATAGCAGCACTCTTGTTGAAAGCAGAATCAGCTGTAAAGATGAACTTCTCATCGGACGAACAAGTCCCTCCAAAACCTACAACATGATGACTGTATCTGGCTAA